One stretch of [Limnothrix rosea] IAM M-220 DNA includes these proteins:
- the htpG gene encoding molecular chaperone HtpG yields MAVLEKGNISIHTENIFPIIKKSLYTDHEIFLRELISNAVDAISKRKMAKLSGESSVEVPDGEIILAVDQEAKTLSITDNGIGMTAEEVKKYINQVAFSSAEEFIEKYGSDADALIGHFGLGFYSAFMVATKVEIETLSCKDGSEAVHWSCDGSPEFELSASEKDTIGTTITLTIMDDETEYLEDQRIKQLVKTYSDFMPVAIKFNGEQINKQRAIWKESPQNLTDEDYLEFYRYLYPFQEEPLLWVHLNTDYPFMLNGILYFPKLRPDVDVTKGQIKLFCNQVFVSDHCEEVIPEFLMPLRGVVDSTDIPLNVSRSALTNHRTVRRISDYIAKKVGDRLKTLYRDDYAAYVKGWEDIGTFVKYGSIRDEKFKKQVEDILIYRTTFEADVAKPEEPKVEVQSSDSDVWDDVSKEGNIATEPFTTLKDYLERNKEKHENRVFYCTDTSTQATYIELYKNQGLEVLFMDSFIDTNYFIPFLEREFSDVKFSRVDSELDDSLVDSDKASEIVDPSTNKTRADVIKEVFEQAIAKEKVNIKTQSLKGADNQAAPPAMVLLPEAMRRLQEMTAMMQQSTMQFPDEHVLMINTAHPLIENIYNLSQGSIIQADGSSSNQATVNMLCQHVYDLALIAQKGFDADGMKSFVERSNQVLTKLSEK; encoded by the coding sequence ATGGCTGTCCTCGAAAAAGGCAACATTTCAATCCATACCGAAAATATCTTTCCGATTATCAAAAAATCTCTCTACACAGACCATGAGATCTTTTTGCGGGAACTAATTTCTAACGCAGTCGATGCCATTAGTAAACGGAAAATGGCAAAACTCTCTGGCGAAAGTAGTGTTGAAGTGCCCGACGGCGAAATCATCCTAGCGGTTGATCAAGAGGCAAAGACCCTCTCCATTACCGATAACGGCATCGGTATGACCGCAGAGGAAGTGAAAAAGTACATTAACCAAGTGGCTTTTTCTAGTGCTGAAGAATTTATCGAGAAATATGGCAGCGATGCGGATGCCCTCATCGGTCACTTCGGTTTAGGTTTTTACTCAGCCTTTATGGTGGCCACCAAAGTCGAAATCGAAACCCTTTCTTGTAAAGATGGCTCCGAGGCAGTGCATTGGTCTTGCGACGGTTCCCCCGAATTTGAACTCAGTGCCAGCGAGAAAGACACCATCGGTACAACCATTACCCTCACCATCATGGATGATGAGACGGAGTACCTCGAAGACCAGCGCATTAAACAGCTCGTTAAGACGTATTCGGACTTTATGCCCGTTGCCATCAAGTTCAATGGTGAGCAGATCAACAAGCAGCGCGCCATCTGGAAAGAGTCTCCCCAAAATCTCACTGACGAAGATTATTTAGAGTTTTACCGTTATCTCTATCCTTTCCAAGAGGAGCCTTTACTTTGGGTGCATCTGAATACTGATTATCCCTTCATGTTGAATGGTATTTTGTATTTCCCGAAGCTACGTCCCGACGTGGATGTCACAAAAGGTCAAATTAAACTCTTCTGCAACCAAGTTTTCGTCAGTGATCACTGTGAGGAGGTTATTCCTGAATTTTTGATGCCTTTACGCGGCGTGGTGGATAGTACTGACATTCCCCTCAATGTTTCCCGGAGTGCCCTCACTAATCACCGCACTGTTCGTCGCATTTCTGATTACATCGCAAAGAAAGTCGGCGATCGCCTCAAGACTTTGTACCGTGACGACTACGCAGCCTATGTCAAAGGCTGGGAAGATATCGGCACTTTCGTAAAGTACGGTTCTATCCGCGACGAAAAATTCAAAAAACAAGTCGAAGATATCCTCATCTACCGCACCACTTTTGAAGCCGATGTCGCGAAGCCCGAAGAGCCAAAAGTAGAAGTCCAGAGCAGTGACAGCGATGTTTGGGATGATGTCAGTAAAGAGGGTAACATTGCCACAGAACCTTTCACTACCCTAAAGGACTATTTAGAGCGCAACAAAGAAAAGCACGAAAACCGCGTCTTCTATTGCACCGATACCAGCACCCAGGCCACCTACATTGAGCTGTACAAAAACCAAGGCTTAGAAGTCCTATTTATGGACTCATTTATCGATACCAACTACTTCATTCCGTTCTTGGAGCGTGAATTTAGTGACGTGAAATTCTCTCGCGTTGACTCCGAGCTTGATGACAGCCTCGTCGATAGCGATAAAGCCAGTGAAATCGTTGACCCCAGCACCAACAAAACCCGTGCTGATGTGATTAAAGAGGTCTTTGAGCAGGCGATCGCCAAAGAGAAAGTCAACATCAAAACCCAATCACTAAAAGGAGCAGACAATCAAGCAGCACCACCCGCCATGGTTCTCCTACCAGAAGCCATGCGTCGCCTACAAGAAATGACCGCCATGATGCAACAAAGCACCATGCAGTTCCCCGACGAACACGTCTTAATGATCAACACCGCTCACCCCCTCATCGAAAACATCTACAACCTTAGCCAAGGGTCAATTATCCAAGCCGACGGTTCCTCTTCCAACCAAGCCACCGTCAATATGCTCTGTCAGCATGTTTATGACCTCGCCCTAATTGCCCAAAAAGGCTTTGACGCAGATGGCATGAAATCCTTTGTCGAGCGCTCCAACCAAGTTCTTACCAAACTCAGCGAAAAGTAA
- a CDS encoding ATP-binding protein codes for MAVASIYRNYNYELEQMLETNAAVINVSGRQRMLSQRVALYSMRLIASPPELRSDLRQKLSEVLDLMAESHQGLLHGNTELKLASHHSPEIAKIYYLPPYELDQQVCHYIEAGRNLLVCPEAELTTDNVYLKRILVAASESLLIALDAAVTQYQKEKESLDFAIDIYQAQLYQSSLDAQAIAEERAQELAQTLKQLQSTQQQLIQSEKLSTLGYLSAGLAHEINNPLNFIYGNIVHAKGHIEDLMTFLDLLETTELDPKVLAASEELDLDYLRQDLPQIMTSMLYGSERIRSLVIDLQKLARKDPADKEFFDIHEALDSSLVILQHRMKADQPIHVKKRYAVLPQIACHISQINQVFLNILNNAVDAIQDTDRAGQITISTQFLEPSNRPAFVRVTIGDNGTGIAQEALQHLFEPFFTTKLSGKGTGLGLSISRQIIVDSHQGDLRCFSQPNAGTRFIVDLPIEL; via the coding sequence TTGGCTGTCGCTTCAATTTATCGGAATTATAATTATGAGCTAGAGCAGATGCTAGAGACCAATGCTGCGGTGATTAATGTCAGCGGTCGTCAGCGGATGTTGTCCCAACGGGTAGCGCTGTATAGTATGCGTCTGATCGCCTCACCACCGGAGTTACGCAGCGATTTGCGCCAAAAGCTTTCTGAGGTTTTGGATCTGATGGCTGAATCCCACCAGGGACTGCTCCACGGCAATACCGAGCTCAAGCTGGCCAGTCACCATTCGCCAGAGATTGCAAAAATTTATTATTTACCGCCCTATGAGCTGGATCAGCAGGTTTGTCATTACATTGAGGCCGGGCGAAATTTATTAGTCTGTCCGGAAGCAGAGCTGACAACGGACAATGTTTATCTCAAGCGTATTTTGGTGGCGGCTTCTGAATCTTTATTAATTGCGTTGGATGCGGCCGTCACTCAGTATCAGAAAGAGAAGGAAAGTTTAGATTTTGCTATTGATATTTATCAGGCTCAACTTTATCAATCGAGTCTTGATGCCCAGGCGATCGCCGAAGAACGGGCGCAAGAACTTGCCCAAACCCTAAAGCAGCTCCAGAGCACCCAACAGCAACTCATTCAATCTGAAAAATTATCAACCCTCGGCTATCTCAGTGCAGGTCTTGCCCACGAAATTAATAATCCGCTGAATTTTATTTATGGCAATATCGTCCATGCGAAGGGGCATATCGAAGATTTAATGACATTTCTCGACCTCCTAGAAACAACGGAGCTTGACCCGAAAGTTTTAGCAGCAAGCGAAGAGCTGGACTTGGACTATTTGCGCCAAGATTTGCCACAGATTATGACATCGATGTTGTACGGTTCTGAACGTATTCGCAGTCTCGTGATTGATCTACAAAAGCTAGCACGTAAAGATCCAGCAGACAAAGAATTTTTTGATATTCATGAAGCACTCGATAGTAGCCTTGTGATTTTGCAGCATCGCATGAAGGCAGACCAGCCGATTCATGTCAAAAAGCGCTATGCTGTTTTGCCGCAAATCGCCTGCCATATTAGCCAGATTAACCAAGTCTTTTTGAATATTTTGAATAATGCGGTGGATGCGATTCAAGATACAGATCGAGCAGGTCAAATTACCATTAGCACCCAGTTTTTAGAACCTTCGAATCGGCCTGCATTTGTGCGTGTCACCATTGGAGATAATGGTACAGGTATTGCCCAAGAGGCTTTACAGCATTTGTTTGAGCCGTTTTTTACAACGAAGCTATCGGGTAAAGGTACTGGTTTGGGATTATCCATTAGCCGTCAGATTATTGTGGACAGTCATCAGGGAGATTTGCGCTGTTTCTCTCAGCCGAATGCGGGAACGCGTTTTATTGTTGATCTACCGATTGAACTGTGA
- a CDS encoding LOG family protein — translation MQQNFPDHPSCNPPSLSQQQMSYEVVQEAILSLWQVVSGLSSIEPPQRERYRVTIFGSARLAKDEAVYQDVKRLASELTYLGCDIITGGGPGLMEAANEGSVVADLDNQTKSIGIRVDLGFEQEVNPFVEEVFQHRTFFSRLHHFALVSDAFVVMPGGVGTTLEALMIWQLLQVRSIHDVPLIMVGDMWQGLVDWADQSMVPQMAAPEDMQIPFCVATVDEAIALLKQDHHRWQTHCP, via the coding sequence ATGCAGCAAAATTTTCCCGATCATCCATCTTGCAATCCGCCTAGCCTCAGCCAACAACAAATGAGCTATGAGGTTGTACAAGAAGCGATCTTGTCTTTGTGGCAAGTGGTGAGTGGCTTGAGTAGTATTGAGCCACCTCAACGAGAGCGGTATCGCGTCACTATTTTTGGCTCAGCGAGACTCGCTAAAGACGAAGCGGTTTATCAAGATGTCAAACGTCTTGCCAGTGAACTCACTTATCTTGGCTGCGACATCATCACTGGTGGCGGGCCGGGGCTAATGGAAGCGGCTAATGAAGGAAGCGTTGTGGCAGACCTCGATAACCAAACAAAATCGATTGGAATCCGTGTGGATCTAGGGTTTGAGCAGGAGGTGAATCCTTTTGTGGAGGAGGTATTTCAGCATCGTACTTTTTTCTCGCGTCTGCACCATTTTGCCCTTGTGTCGGATGCGTTTGTGGTGATGCCGGGGGGGGTTGGCACAACCCTTGAGGCGTTAATGATTTGGCAATTATTGCAGGTGCGCTCGATCCATGATGTGCCGTTAATTATGGTGGGAGATATGTGGCAGGGTCTGGTGGATTGGGCAGATCAATCAATGGTGCCGCAGATGGCAGCTCCTGAAGATATGCAGATTCCTTTTTGTGTCGCGACAGTGGATGAGGCGATCGCCCTCCTCAAACAAGACCACCATAGATGGCAAACACATTGCCCATAA
- a CDS encoding DUF4359 domain-containing protein gives MKISQILGMVSGASIIALGAIAFFSNPSPNRYETYAGEQIAIYLKDNVCQNSSDNLPIDLGQFSSEALKNYCKTLVDASQPQLGELIGEQTSYQNYFFFGIYQTEIKLPEPFPHYSFETIGLFNHFLTYRAEKS, from the coding sequence ATGAAAATTTCGCAAATTCTGGGGATGGTCAGTGGTGCCTCGATTATCGCTTTGGGGGCGATCGCCTTTTTTAGTAATCCCTCACCAAACCGCTACGAAACCTATGCTGGTGAGCAAATCGCCATCTACCTCAAAGATAATGTTTGCCAAAACTCTAGCGACAATTTGCCCATTGATTTAGGTCAGTTTAGCAGTGAAGCCCTAAAAAACTACTGCAAAACCTTAGTCGATGCGAGCCAGCCCCAACTAGGAGAATTAATCGGCGAACAAACGAGCTATCAAAACTACTTTTTTTTCGGAATATATCAAACAGAAATTAAATTACCCGAACCTTTTCCCCATTATTCCTTCGAAACGATTGGCTTGTTTAATCATTTTTTGACCTACCGCGCTGAGAAAAGTTAA
- a CDS encoding saccharopine dehydrogenase family protein has translation MSQSFDLILVGATGFVGQIVCRYLVTHSKTEDFKWAIAGRSLSKLNTLKSSLGEAAQDLKTLQIDVTDEQQVRELCQQTKVIVTTVGPYALYGETLVKVCAETGTDYCDLTGEVQWVQQMIAKYEAIAQQSGARIVHCCGFDSIPSDLGVFYLQQQAQEKFGETCVRVKMRVKAASGGFSGGTAASGVNLVQEAIADPEVKSALANPYILCGDAAASLKHPAPFSPVQIDNTFGEWITPFVMAGVNMPVVLRSNALQDWDYSKKFQYDEAMLVGTGISGWLTSYGLKFALDIFGVAAAIAPELLKKFIPAPGEGPSETEQENGFYDLRFWGETTSGKTIMTKVTGDRDPGYGSTAKILAQAGLCLAKDIDANGGFWTPASIFGETLICRLIQSAGLTFEEID, from the coding sequence ATGTCCCAGTCTTTTGATCTAATTCTTGTCGGTGCCACTGGATTTGTGGGGCAAATTGTTTGCCGTTATCTGGTTACCCATAGCAAAACTGAAGACTTCAAATGGGCGATCGCCGGACGTTCCCTCTCCAAACTAAACACTCTCAAATCATCTTTGGGTGAAGCGGCACAGGATCTAAAAACGTTACAGATAGATGTGACCGACGAGCAACAGGTGCGGGAGCTTTGCCAGCAAACAAAAGTGATTGTGACGACGGTTGGCCCCTACGCTTTGTATGGCGAAACCCTTGTGAAAGTTTGTGCGGAGACTGGGACAGATTATTGTGATCTCACTGGGGAAGTGCAATGGGTGCAACAGATGATCGCGAAATACGAGGCGATCGCCCAGCAGTCCGGCGCGAGGATTGTACATTGTTGTGGCTTTGATTCGATTCCGTCTGATCTCGGTGTTTTTTATCTCCAGCAACAGGCGCAAGAAAAATTTGGCGAAACCTGTGTGCGTGTCAAAATGCGAGTGAAAGCTGCAAGCGGTGGTTTTTCTGGGGGGACAGCAGCCAGTGGTGTGAATTTAGTTCAGGAGGCGATCGCCGATCCAGAAGTTAAATCAGCCCTCGCTAATCCTTACATTTTGTGTGGCGATGCAGCAGCAAGTTTAAAACATCCCGCCCCTTTCAGTCCAGTGCAGATCGATAATACCTTTGGAGAATGGATTACGCCGTTTGTGATGGCGGGTGTAAATATGCCTGTCGTGTTGCGCTCCAATGCTTTGCAGGACTGGGACTATAGCAAAAAATTTCAATACGACGAAGCCATGCTGGTGGGAACAGGTATCTCCGGTTGGCTCACATCCTATGGCCTAAAATTTGCCCTTGATATTTTTGGCGTAGCGGCGGCGATCGCCCCAGAATTACTCAAAAAATTCATTCCAGCCCCCGGCGAAGGCCCCAGCGAAACCGAGCAGGAAAATGGTTTTTATGACCTAAGATTTTGGGGAGAAACAACATCCGGCAAAACCATCATGACCAAAGTGACCGGCGATCGCGACCCCGGCTATGGCTCCACCGCAAAGATTTTGGCACAGGCAGGACTGTGTTTGGCAAAAGATATTGATGCCAATGGTGGATTTTGGACACCCGCCAGCATTTTCGGAGAGACATTAATTTGCCGTTTAATCCAGTCTGCCGGACTAACCTTTGAAGAAATAGACTAG
- a CDS encoding HNH endonuclease codes for MNPKQKRNKKAALLKDFGAVCWWCQKSFAAKDLTFEHLRPKSKGGSNSLENLRLACRPCNQARGNSLFPPKATKNNQRPKSQNRR; via the coding sequence ATGAACCCAAAACAAAAACGTAATAAAAAGGCTGCTCTTTTAAAAGACTTTGGGGCAGTTTGCTGGTGGTGTCAAAAATCCTTTGCCGCTAAAGACCTCACTTTTGAACATTTGCGACCAAAAAGCAAAGGAGGCTCCAATTCATTAGAGAATCTCCGACTAGCTTGTCGTCCTTGCAATCAAGCACGTGGAAATAGTCTTTTTCCACCAAAAGCCACCAAAAATAACCAGCGACCGAAAAGCCAAAACCGTCGTTAA
- the aspS gene encoding aspartate--tRNA ligase — MRTHYCGELRSEHIDQTVTLCGWVDRRRDHGGVIFIDLRDRRGVVQIVSDPERTPDSYNNADASRSEYVVKIVGKVSPRKDGAINPNLATGEVEIYADSIEILNSVNKQLPILVSASADGDQVKEDLRLKYRYLDLRREAMAKNLQLRHTVTKAMRRFLEDEENFIEVETPILTKSTPEGARDYLVPSRVNAGSWYALPQSPQLFKQLLMVAGCDRYYQIARCFRDEDLRADRQPEFTQLDMEMSFMSLDEILDLNERLICAIFKAAKGIDLPRPFPRITYAESMEKYGCDRPDTRFGLELVNVSDIVKDMGFKVFSGAVKNGGQVKVLPIPNGNDAISNVRIKPKGDLFNAACEMGAKGLAFIRVRENGEIDTIGAIKDNLSEEQKTELLQRTGAEPGTLLLFGAGDTDTVNKSLDRVRQLVGAEMGLIDENKLNFVWVTEFPMFEYNADEKRLEALHHPFTAPNPEDLDDLATARALAYDIVLNGIEVGGGSLRIYQRDVQEKVFATIGLSDEEAKEKFGFLLEAFEYGTPPHGGIAYGLDRLVMLMAQEESIRDVIAFPKTQQASCLLTEAPASVDDKQLKELYVASTVSDDE, encoded by the coding sequence ATGCGTACTCATTATTGTGGGGAACTGCGTTCCGAGCATATTGACCAGACCGTAACCCTTTGTGGTTGGGTCGATCGCCGTCGTGATCATGGTGGTGTAATTTTTATCGATTTGCGCGATCGCCGTGGCGTTGTGCAGATTGTCAGCGATCCGGAGCGGACACCAGATTCCTATAATAATGCCGATGCCAGCCGTAGCGAGTACGTCGTCAAAATCGTCGGTAAAGTCAGCCCCCGCAAAGATGGCGCAATTAACCCCAACCTTGCCACGGGCGAAGTCGAGATTTATGCAGACTCCATCGAAATTCTCAATAGCGTTAATAAACAACTTCCCATTTTGGTTTCTGCCAGCGCCGATGGTGACCAAGTAAAAGAAGACTTGCGCTTGAAATATCGTTATCTCGATTTGCGTCGGGAAGCGATGGCGAAAAATCTCCAACTGCGCCACACCGTCACAAAAGCCATGCGCCGTTTCCTTGAAGACGAAGAGAACTTCATAGAAGTGGAAACCCCCATCCTCACCAAATCCACCCCTGAAGGTGCCCGCGATTATTTAGTGCCTTCCCGTGTGAATGCAGGTAGCTGGTACGCTTTGCCCCAATCTCCCCAGCTCTTTAAGCAATTGCTCATGGTGGCGGGCTGCGATCGCTACTATCAGATTGCCCGTTGTTTCCGGGACGAAGATCTGCGGGCCGATCGCCAACCGGAATTCACCCAGTTGGATATGGAGATGAGCTTCATGTCCCTCGACGAAATTCTTGATCTCAACGAACGTCTGATTTGTGCCATTTTTAAAGCCGCAAAAGGTATCGATTTACCTCGTCCTTTTCCACGCATTACCTATGCCGAGTCCATGGAAAAATATGGCTGCGATCGCCCCGATACCCGCTTCGGTCTAGAGCTAGTCAACGTCTCCGACATCGTCAAAGATATGGGCTTTAAAGTCTTTTCCGGCGCAGTGAAAAACGGTGGTCAAGTCAAAGTTCTCCCAATTCCCAACGGTAACGATGCCATTTCTAACGTGCGCATCAAGCCAAAAGGCGATCTCTTTAATGCAGCTTGTGAAATGGGTGCAAAGGGTCTGGCATTTATCCGCGTACGTGAAAACGGCGAGATTGATACCATTGGCGCGATTAAAGATAACCTCAGCGAAGAGCAGAAAACCGAACTCCTCCAACGCACAGGGGCAGAACCCGGCACATTATTACTTTTTGGCGCAGGCGATACCGACACTGTCAATAAATCCCTAGACCGTGTCCGTCAATTGGTCGGCGCAGAAATGGGTTTGATTGACGAAAATAAACTCAACTTTGTGTGGGTCACCGAATTTCCCATGTTCGAATACAACGCCGACGAAAAGCGCCTCGAAGCTTTGCACCATCCTTTCACAGCGCCCAATCCAGAAGATCTTGACGATCTTGCGACTGCTCGCGCCCTTGCCTATGACATTGTGCTGAATGGCATTGAAGTCGGTGGTGGTAGTCTCCGGATTTACCAGCGGGATGTCCAAGAAAAAGTCTTTGCAACCATCGGTCTATCCGACGAAGAAGCCAAGGAAAAATTCGGTTTTTTACTTGAAGCCTTTGAATATGGCACACCGCCCCATGGTGGTATCGCCTACGGTTTAGACCGCCTCGTGATGTTGATGGCACAGGAAGAATCCATCCGCGATGTCATTGCTTTCCCCAAAACTCAACAAGCCAGTTGCCTACTCACTGAAGCCCCTGCCAGCGTCGATGATAAACAGCTGAAAGAACTTTATGTCGCTTCCACTGTTTCTGATGACGAATAG
- the hetR gene encoding heterocyst differentiation master regulator HetR: MVMKTELDLLKDLNPSALDEILLYLAFCVLRGNGYRHGAFLDAAATAAKCAIYTTYQEQDGNLRMTGHLHHIEPKRVKVIVKEIETALREGQLLKMLGSQEPSYLIELPFAWLEHYPLRDGQSPMSGNQLSLEHREYFEQRLPEGLPRAQVISSLQFADLIEFLHQRSQEKFPDDRRMPLSEALAEHIKRRLLHSETVMRLDNPWGMPYYVLQRPTYAPEGEDERIYTMVEDTARYFRLMREWAEKKSNVMRIFESLDIPDADLPAAQAELDELMRTWADKYHKRGATTMAVQMVFGEKDG; this comes from the coding sequence ATGGTGATGAAAACTGAATTGGATTTACTTAAAGACTTAAATCCGAGTGCCCTCGACGAAATTTTGTTATATCTAGCATTCTGTGTGTTGCGAGGTAATGGTTATCGTCATGGGGCTTTTCTGGATGCAGCGGCAACAGCGGCGAAGTGCGCTATCTATACGACTTATCAGGAGCAAGATGGTAATCTCCGGATGACGGGGCATCTACACCATATTGAGCCGAAGCGTGTCAAGGTTATTGTCAAGGAGATTGAGACGGCGCTGCGGGAAGGTCAGCTCCTAAAAATGTTGGGTTCTCAGGAACCTTCGTATTTGATTGAACTGCCTTTTGCGTGGCTAGAGCATTATCCGTTGCGGGATGGTCAGTCTCCCATGTCTGGAAATCAGCTTTCTTTGGAGCATCGTGAGTATTTTGAGCAACGTTTGCCTGAAGGTCTGCCCCGGGCTCAGGTGATTAGTTCGCTACAGTTTGCTGATCTGATCGAATTTCTCCACCAGCGATCGCAGGAGAAGTTTCCTGATGATCGGCGTATGCCTTTGAGTGAGGCTTTGGCTGAACATATTAAGCGTCGCTTGTTGCATTCGGAAACGGTGATGCGTTTGGATAATCCTTGGGGGATGCCCTATTACGTATTGCAGCGTCCGACCTATGCGCCGGAGGGCGAGGATGAGCGGATTTATACGATGGTGGAGGATACGGCACGGTATTTTCGCTTGATGCGGGAGTGGGCGGAGAAAAAGTCCAATGTGATGCGTATTTTTGAGTCGTTAGATATTCCTGATGCAGATTTGCCTGCGGCGCAAGCGGAGCTGGATGAGCTGATGCGCACTTGGGCGGATAAGTATCACAAACGGGGGGCAACGACGATGGCTGTGCAGATGGTTTTTGGTGAAAAGGATGGGTGA
- a CDS encoding SUMF1/EgtB/PvdO family nonheme iron enzyme has product MSYTSRRSPSKSDYNRDLKAQLKQAYTESRQLTLNLFADINEQTFCQQAHPTFSPVGWHLGHIAFTEALWILEHLAGKAPIFTEYRQLFAADGLPKEKRQELPSFEVIDDYLNTVREKVFDYLAIAPVHEQARLWWWLLQHETQHNETIAFILALHKFNTGQPIFSPSQNLDNDPVKPEMITIPAGKFRCGSEDMIAQDNERSPHWVHLETYQIDRYPVTHGDFQKFIHANGYQSRKYWSKTGWQWQTQAQVTQPLYWLEPENFRDYPVCGISYYEAEAYANFIGKRLPSEYEWEKAAAWQPDTKQSQPYPWGTNWHDDYCNHSLQNAGIVPVNHYTNNQSFYRCADCLGNIWEWTTSVFQPYPNFVAYPYKGYSASYFDNEHLILRGGSWVTRKWGIRNTFRNWYHPWTREIFAGFRCAQ; this is encoded by the coding sequence GTGAGCTACACATCGAGGCGATCGCCCAGTAAATCCGACTACAACAGAGACCTCAAAGCCCAACTCAAACAAGCCTATACAGAATCGCGACAGCTCACTTTAAACCTATTTGCCGACATTAACGAGCAAACATTTTGCCAACAGGCACACCCAACCTTTAGTCCAGTAGGTTGGCATTTAGGCCATATTGCCTTTACCGAAGCACTGTGGATTTTAGAGCATTTGGCAGGAAAAGCGCCAATATTTACAGAATATCGCCAACTATTTGCAGCCGACGGTTTACCAAAAGAAAAACGCCAAGAATTGCCCAGTTTTGAGGTTATTGACGATTATTTAAATACTGTTCGCGAAAAAGTTTTTGACTATTTGGCGATCGCCCCTGTGCACGAACAAGCAAGACTATGGTGGTGGCTACTACAACACGAAACTCAGCACAACGAAACCATTGCCTTCATCTTAGCACTCCATAAATTCAACACCGGACAACCCATTTTTAGCCCAAGCCAAAATCTTGACAATGATCCCGTAAAACCGGAAATGATCACAATCCCTGCCGGAAAATTTCGTTGTGGTTCAGAAGATATGATTGCCCAAGATAACGAGCGATCGCCCCATTGGGTTCACCTTGAAACCTATCAAATCGACCGTTATCCCGTAACCCACGGCGACTTTCAAAAATTTATTCATGCAAACGGATATCAGTCAAGAAAATACTGGAGTAAAACAGGATGGCAATGGCAAACTCAAGCCCAAGTCACCCAACCCCTATATTGGCTAGAACCAGAGAACTTCCGAGACTACCCCGTTTGTGGCATAAGCTATTACGAAGCCGAAGCCTACGCAAACTTTATCGGCAAACGTTTACCCAGCGAATACGAGTGGGAAAAAGCAGCCGCTTGGCAACCAGACACCAAACAATCTCAACCCTATCCTTGGGGCACAAATTGGCATGATGACTATTGCAACCATAGCCTACAAAACGCAGGCATTGTTCCCGTAAACCACTACACAAACAATCAAAGCTTTTACCGTTGTGCTGACTGCCTCGGTAATATTTGGGAATGGACAACCTCAGTCTTTCAACCCTACCCCAACTTTGTGGCCTATCCCTATAAAGGCTACTCTGCCAGCTATTTTGATAACGAGCATTTGATTTTGCGTGGCGGTAGTTGGGTGACCCGAAAATGGGGGATTCGTAATACTTTCCGCAACTGGTATCACCCTTGGACAAGGGAGATTTTCGCTGGTTTTCGTTGTGCCCAATAA
- the egtC gene encoding ergothioneine biosynthesis protein EgtC, producing MCRLLAYIGEPIQGDRLLLEPEHSLEVQSYHPKEMTAGLLNADGFGIGWYHPEKDDFPYTYKSLLPIWSDVNLPQISRYLESHCILAYVRSATPGLPVDLGNCQPFVEQKMSFIHNGYINNFRQTLYRPIRAHLNDYLYQNVHGTTDSEHIFALILTEYKDCLKTALLTAIKELTLLATEYDTHFSTNIILSDGKRIFATRYAHRAPVPTLYFREDDRGITLASEPLDDSPWQSFPEQSLITIDENRELHIEAIAQ from the coding sequence ATGTGTCGTTTACTTGCCTACATCGGTGAACCTATCCAAGGCGATCGCCTGCTTTTAGAGCCAGAACATTCCCTTGAAGTTCAAAGCTATCACCCTAAAGAAATGACAGCGGGACTGCTCAATGCTGATGGTTTTGGGATTGGTTGGTATCACCCAGAAAAAGATGATTTTCCCTATACTTACAAAAGTTTACTGCCCATTTGGAGCGACGTAAATTTACCGCAAATTAGCCGTTATTTAGAATCCCATTGCATCCTTGCCTACGTCCGTAGTGCGACACCCGGATTGCCCGTTGATTTGGGAAATTGTCAACCCTTTGTCGAACAAAAAATGAGCTTTATTCATAACGGTTATATCAATAATTTCCGGCAAACTTTATACCGTCCCATTCGCGCCCATTTAAACGATTATTTATATCAAAATGTCCACGGAACAACGGACTCAGAACATATTTTTGCATTAATTTTAACCGAGTATAAAGACTGTTTAAAAACGGCATTATTAACCGCAATTAAAGAACTAACTTTATTAGCAACAGAATATGATACGCATTTTTCTACCAATATCATTTTAAGTGACGGTAAACGCATCTTTGCCACTCGTTATGCCCACCGCGCCCCTGTTCCTACGTTATATTTTCGAGAAGATGACCGGGGGATTACCCTAGCCTCAGAGCCTTTAGACGACAGTCCCTGGCAATCTTTTCCTGAACAAAGTTTAATCACCATCGACGAAAACCGTGAGCTACACATCGAGGCGATCGCCCAGTAA